A genome region from Cucurbita pepo subsp. pepo cultivar mu-cu-16 chromosome LG02, ASM280686v2, whole genome shotgun sequence includes the following:
- the LOC111789224 gene encoding uncharacterized protein At5g65660-like isoform X2 produces the protein MEYDYGEAQDPVPLSLPVGLVLLFTFLLCMCCFYYCCLHWEKLRSLLGHRYPPFPPVNTTFSPPDKISPLHTTWKENPAQSLSVLMPGDEVPRFIAMACPPCAAALVEVEEQKP, from the exons ATGGAGTATGATTACGGCGAAGCACAGGATCCTGTCCCTCTGAGCCTTCCGGTTGGTTTGGTTCTTTTGTTCACATTTTTGCTCTGCATgtgttgtttttattattgttgccTTCACTGGGAAAAGCTCCGATCACTTCTCGGCCACCGCTATCCTCCCTTTCCGCCGGTAAACACCACCTTCTCGCCGCCCGACAAAATTTCCCCGCTCCATACG ACATGGAAGGAGAATCCGGCGCAGAGCTTGTCGGTTTTGATGCCCGGCGATGAGGTTCCGAGGTTTATAGCAATGGCATGTCCGCCGTGTGCGGCGGCGTTGGTGGAGGTTGAAGAACAGAAACCTTAA
- the LOC111789224 gene encoding uncharacterized protein At5g65660-like isoform X1, with the protein MEYDYGEAQDPVPLSLPVGLVLLFTFLLCMCCFYYCCLHWEKLRSLLGHRYPPFPPVNTTFSPPDKISPLHTKTWKENPAQSLSVLMPGDEVPRFIAMACPPCAAALVEVEEQKP; encoded by the exons ATGGAGTATGATTACGGCGAAGCACAGGATCCTGTCCCTCTGAGCCTTCCGGTTGGTTTGGTTCTTTTGTTCACATTTTTGCTCTGCATgtgttgtttttattattgttgccTTCACTGGGAAAAGCTCCGATCACTTCTCGGCCACCGCTATCCTCCCTTTCCGCCGGTAAACACCACCTTCTCGCCGCCCGACAAAATTTCCCCGCTCCATACG AAGACATGGAAGGAGAATCCGGCGCAGAGCTTGTCGGTTTTGATGCCCGGCGATGAGGTTCCGAGGTTTATAGCAATGGCATGTCCGCCGTGTGCGGCGGCGTTGGTGGAGGTTGAAGAACAGAAACCTTAA
- the LOC111788715 gene encoding phosphoenolpyruvate carboxykinase (ATP) produces the protein MANDGKDNGEFSFVSGGEAETGRRGLPKIHTERTTAETERDICHDDSTTPMRARTLEHLHSLQKKRSTPTTPLTDAHGVFSPVSEAERQKQQLKSISASLASLTRETGPKIVRGDPEKKAEAHKGTVLDHHHFGEPILNLSDSALKFTHILYNLSPAELYEQAIKVEKGSFITATGALATLSGAKTGRSPRDKRVVKDETTEDELWWGKGSPNIEMDEHTFLINRERAVDYLNSLDKVFVNDQFLNWDPEHRIKVRIVSARAYHSLFMHNMCIRPTAEELEDFGTPDFTIYNAGQFPCNRYTHYMTSSTSIDMNLARKEMVILGTQYAGEMKKGLFSLMHYLMPKRQILSLHSGCNMGKNGDVALFFGLSGTGKTTLSTDHNRYLIGDDEHCWSDNGVSNIEGGCYAKCIDLSREKEPDIWNAIKFGTVLENVVFDEHTREVDYSEKSVTENTRAAYPIEYIPNAKIPCVGPHPKNVILLACDAFGVLPPVSKLSLAQTMYHFISGYTALVAGTEDGVKEPTATFSACFGAAFIMLHPSRYAAMLAEKMKKHGATGWLVNTGWSGGSYGSGNRIKLAYTRKIIDAIHSGALLEANYTKTEVFGLEIPDAIEGVPAEILDPVNTWSNKDGHKETLLKLGGLFKKNYEGIHAYQVQRDSKLAEEILAAGPTL, from the exons ATGGCGAATGACGGGAAAGATAACGGCGAATTTAGTTTCGTGAGCGGCGGAGAAGCGGAGACAGGGCGGAGAGGATTACCGAAGATCCATACGGAGAGAACCACGGCGGAAACAGAGAGAGATATATGTCATGACGACAGTACGACGCCGATGAGAGCTAGAACGCTGGAGCATCTTCACTCTCTGCAGAAGAAGCGATCAACGCCGACCACTCCATTGACGGACGCTCACGGCGTCTTTTCACCTGTATCGGAGGCGGAGCGGCAAAAGCAGCAACTCAAGTCGATCAG TGCCTCGCTGGCGTCGCTGACGAGGGAAACTGGGCCGAAGATTGTGAGAGGCGATCCAGAGAAAAAGGCCGAGGCCCATAAAGGAACAGTACTGGACCATCACCATTTTGGCGAGCccattttgaatttgagtgATAGCGCTCTCAAGTTCACTCACATCCTTTACAACCTCTCCCCCGCCG AGCTTTACGAGCAAGCCATCAAGGTCGAGAAAGGTTCGTTCATAACGGCCACCGGCGCGTTGGCCACACTTTCTGGAGCCAAAACGGGACGGTCGCCGAGAGATAAACGCGTCGTTAAAGATGAGACCACCGAGGACGAGCTTTGGTGGGGAAA GGGGTCGCCTAATATTGAGATGGATGAACATACTTTCTTAATCAATAGAGAGAGAGCCGTCGATTACTTGAACTCCCTGGATAag GTATTTGTGAATGATCAGTTTCTGAACTGGGACCCCGAACACCGAATCAAAGTCCGTATCGTCTCAGCCCGAGCTTATCATTCCTTGTTCATGCACAACAT GTGCATTCGACCGACTGCCGAAGAGCTCGAGGACTTCGGTACTCCAGATTTCACGATATACAACGCTGGGCAGTTTCCGTGTAATCGTTATACTCACTACATGACTTCTTCCACCAGTATAGACATGAATCTTGCTAGAAAGGAAATGGTTATTCTTGGTACTCAATATGCTGGGGAGATGAAGAAAGGCCTCTTTAGTTTAATGCATTATCTCATGCCCAAGCGCCAGATCCTCTCCCTTCACTCTGGCTGCAACATGGGCAAAAATGGAGATGTGGCCCTTTTCTTTGGACTCTCGG GTACTGGAAAGACCACGCTGTCTACAGATCATAATAGGTACTTAATTGGGGATGACGAGCATTGCTGGAGTGATAACGGTGTCTCAAACATTGAAGGCGGTTGCTATGCCAAATGCATTGACTTGTCGAGGGAAAAGGAGCCCGATATTTGGAATGCTATCAAGTTCGGGACTG TTCTTGAGAATGTGGTGTTTGATGAGCATACTAGAGAAGTCGATTACTCTGAGAAATCCGTTACAG AGAACACTCGTGCTGCTTATCCCATCGAATACATACCGAATGCTAAAATCCCATGTGTTGGTCCTCATCCAAAGAATGTGATTCTTCTTGCCTGTGATGCATTTGGGGTTCTCCCACCAGTGAGCAAGCTGAGCTTGGCTCAGACCATGTACCATTTTATCAGTGGCTACACTGCTTTG GTGGCTGGAACTGAGGATGGCGTGAAAGAGCCAACGGCGACATTCTCAGCTTGTTTTGGAGCAGCGTTCATAATGCTGCACCCGTCTAGGTATGCAGCGATGCTAGctgagaagatgaagaaacaCGGTGCCACGGGATGGCTCGTAAACACCGGTTGGTCCGGAGGAAG CTATGGAAGTGGTAACCGTATCAAGTTAGCGTACACGAGGAAGATCATTGACGCGATCCACTCGGGAGCGCTTTTGGAGGCGAATTACACCAAGACTGAAGTGTTCGGCCTTGAGATTCCTGATGCTATTGAGGGAGTTCCAGCAGAAATCCTGGATCCAGTAAACACG TGGTCGAACAAAGACGGCCACAAGGAGACACTGCTGAAGCTGGGTGGTCTGTTCAAGAAGAATTATGAAGGGATCCATGCTTACCAGGTGCAGAGGGATAGTAAATTAGCTGAGGAGATTCTTGCAGCTGGGCCAACTTTGTAA
- the LOC111788651 gene encoding ubiquitin-fold modifier-conjugating enzyme 1: MEGWDPNTKSTLTQIPLLTTKAGPRDGAAWTQRLKEEYKALIAYTQMNKSNDNDWFRISAANPEGTRWIGKCWYVHNLLKYEFDLQFDIPITYPSTAPELELPELDGKTQKMYRGGKICLTIHFKPLWAKNSPRFGIAHALCLGLAPWLAAEVPILVDSGMIKHKDNTTSTSES; this comes from the exons atggAGGGTTGGGATCCGAATACCAAGTCGACGCTCACCCAAATTCCTCTGCTAACGACGAAAGCTGGGCCGAGAGATGGTGCGGCATGGACGCAGAGGCTGAAGGAGGAGTACAAGGCATTGATCGCCTACACTCAGATGAACAAGTCAAATGATAATGACTGGTTTCGGATCTCAGCTGCTAATCCAGAAGGAACACGATGGATCGGCAAGTGCTGGTACGTGCACAACCTTCTCAAGTACGAATTCGATCTTCAATTCGATATTCCTATCACGTATCCATCCACAGCGCCAGAGCTTGAGCTGCCGGAGCTCGATGGAAAAACTCAGAAG ATGTACAGAGGAGGAAAGATCTGCTTAACCATTCATTTCAAGCCTCTCTGGGCGAAAAACAG TCCGAGGTTTGGGATTGCTCATGCTCTTTGTTTGGGTCTTGCACCGTGGCTCGCTGCTGAGGTTCCAATTCTGGTTGATTCTGGCATGATCAAGCACAAAGACAACACAACATCGACCAGTGAATCTTAA
- the LOC111788650 gene encoding symplekin isoform X1 has product MAGVLRERALSLLAAANNHGDLTVKISSLKQVKDIILSIEPSFAAELYSYLVELQSSPESLLRKLLIEVIEDIGLRAMEHSPLLMSVLLASLKDEDSVVAGQSIISGQKLFCGTLREMTLQFHRRGKVERWLEEMWMRMLKFKDDVLAIAIEPGSVGKRLLALKFLETYVLLFTSDTNDPQKAISEGNGDVFNISWLAGGFSILDPVGLMSEASRMLGILLNLLQTSSVPGTYTVTVVSSLAAIARKRPVHYGHILSALLELVPSFEMVRGRHAASIQYSIRSALLGFLRCMHPAFVESRDRLLKALRAMNAGDAADQVIRQVDKMVKAADRASRDAWLSKDDQSSIQHNASVDLTRKRPRLLDDEELSNGREVSKQSRFGPDVHLISPNQKDGSLQNAVSNGTSVPTLDVELSPAEQMIAMIGALLAEGERGAESLEILISNIHPDLLADIVITNMKNLPKASPPLTRHGDLPVTRQGSSHVKVLAPSAPLSSVQTSVATAQVPFSLATSAGSTFAESTVNSLPVDSKRDPRRDPRRLDPRRGGVSSASSVEEESSNISDIDNSISLGKSASVPVTATIENSLVSPIAKTKVEEKIVETPFDLGTDQLTPKSNSPDRAKKVETILEISAPLDPMPSAVGKADDGLVAVNLLDDSAPKRDDTPSSMEYDQYSPSVTNAAASEDTCEELPLLPPYVDLTPEQQITVRNLAAEKIFDSCKNSTGADCNQIRLAIIARLVAQVDADDDIVRMLEKQVAIDYQQQKGHELALHVLYHLRSLDILDSVESSSFAVYEKFLLVVAKSLLDSFPASDKSFSRLLGEVPTLPNSTLELLRNLCYCDNDDNLGNDSPDIDRVTQGLGTVWNLIVKRPYSRQACLDIALKCAMHSEVKVRATAIRLVANKLYRLSYISDRIEQHATNMFLSAVDDGDRTDVVPSPCVSIEQRAAAEGESQETSVCGSQVSDPGTSENDSMRSSQPTVRGSSTSSLSEAERHISLLFALCVKKPRLLQFVFDAYGQASRSVKEAVHEHIPNLITALGSSDSELLRIISDPPQGSEHLLALVLQVLTRETTPSSDLIATVKHLYETKLKDVTILIPMLPSLSKNEVLPIFPRLVDLPLEKFQRALAHILQGSAHTRPALTPVEVLIAIHNIIPEKDGLALKKITDACSACFEQRTVFTHQVLAKALGHMVEQTPLPLLFMRTVIQAIDAFPTLVDFVMEILSKLVNRQVWRMPKLWFGFLKCAFQTQPHSFRVLLQLPPPQLENALNKYANLKGPLAAYASQPSTKSTLSRPMLVVLGLENERHL; this is encoded by the exons ATGGCTGGAGTTCTCAGAGAAAGAGCACTGTCTCTCCTCGCCGCCGCTAACAACCACGGCGATTTAACGGTGAAAATTTCATCTTTGAAGCAGGTAAAGGATATTATACTGTCTATCGAGCCATCTTTCGCTGCAGAGCTTTACTCCTACTTGGTCGAGCTTCAGTCCTCCCCCGAGAGCTTACTACGTAAATTGTTGATTGA GGTGATTGAAGACATTGGATTAAGAGCCATGGAACATTCTCCTCTGTTAATGTCAGTTTTATTGGCATCTTTAAAGGATGAAGACTCTGTTGTAGCAGGACAATCAATTATTAGTGgccaaaaattattttgtggtACTTTAAGAGAGATGACATTGCAg TTCCATCGGCGGGGTAAAGTTGAGAGATGGCTTGAAGAAATGTGGATGAGAATGTTGAAGTTTAAAGATGATGTTTTGGCAATTGCTATAGAG CCTGGTTCTGTTGGGAAGAGGTTGCtggctttgaaatttttggaaaCATATGTTCTACTTTTTACGTCTGACACAAATGATCCACAAAAAGCTATCTCAGAAG GAAATGGGGATGTTTTTAACATTTCATGGCTAGCTGgtggtttttctattttggaTCCAGTCGGGTTAATGTCAGAAGCTAGTAGGATGCTTGGTATTCTGTTGAATTTGTTGCAGACCAGTTCTGTTCCGGGTACATACACAGTAACAGTTGTTAGTAG TTTAGCAGCTATAGCAAGGAAAAGACCAGTTCATTATGGTCACATTCTATCGGCACTGCTGGAATTGGTTCCAAGTTTTGAGATGGTAAGGGGGCGTCATGCTGCCAGCATTCAGTATTCTATAAGATCTGCCCTTTTGGGATTCCTAAGGTGTATGCATCCAGCTTTTGTAGAG TCAAGAGATAGATTGCTAAAGGCTTTAAGAGCTATGAATGCTGGAGATGCTGCAGATCAGGTTATCAGGCAGGTGGACAAAATGGTGAAGGCTGCAGATCGAGCTTCGCGTGATGCTTGGCTGAGCAAG GATGATCAATCATCAATTCAGCATAATGCATCAGTGGATCTAACAAGAAAAAGACCTAGGCTTCTGGACGATGAAGAACTTTCCAATGGCCGTGAGGTTTCCAAGCAAAGTCGTTTTGGTCCAGACGTTCACCTAATCTCCCCAAATCAAAAAGATGGTTCTCTGCAGAATGCCGTCTCTAATGGGACATCTGTTCCTACGTTAGATGTTGAATTAAGTCCAGCAGAGCAGATGATTGCCATGATTGGTGCCTTACTTGCTGAAGGGGAGCGAGGTGCAGAGTCGCTTGAAATTCtgatttcaaatattcatcCGGACTTGTTAGCTGATATTGTCATAACTAACATGAAGAACTTGCCCAAAGCATCCCCTCCTTTAACTAGGCATGGGGACTTGCCTGTAACTCGTCAAGGAAGTAGTCATGTGAAGGTTCTGGCACCATCAGCCCCATTAAGTTCTGTGCAAACTTCAGTTGCTACTGCACAagttcctttttctttggcCACCTCAGCTGGTTCAACTTTTGCTGAGTCTACTGTCAATAGTCTCCCTGTTGATTCTAAACGCGATCCGAGAAGG GATCCCCGTCGGCTTGATCCTCGCCGTGGAGGAGTATCTTCTGCTTCTAGTGTGGAAGaggaaagttcaaatatatctGATATTGACAACTCCATATCTTTGGGAAAATCTGCTTCAGTTCCTGTTACTGCAACGATCGAGAATTCCTTGGTATCTCCTAtagcaaaaacaaaagttgaagaaaaaatcgTAGAGACCCCATTCGACCTTGGAACAGACCAATTAACCCCCAAATCAAATTCTCCTGATAGAGCCAAGAAAGTCGAAACTATATTAGAAATTAGTGCCCCTCTGGATCCCATGCCTTCTGCTGTTGGAAAAGCTGATGATGGTTTAGTGGCAGTTAATTTGCTCGATGACTCAGCGCCAAAGAGGGATGATACACCATCTTCCATGGAATATGATCAGTATTCTCCATCAGTTACAAATGCAGCTGCATCTGAAGATACCTGCGAGGAATTGCCTCTGCTTCCACCATACGTTGACTTGACTCCAGAACAGCAAATAACTGTAAGAAATTTGGCAGCTGAAAAGATATTTGATTCATGCAAGAATTCCACTGGAGCAGATTGCAATCAGATACGCTTGGCAATAATTGCTCGATTGGTTGCTCAG GTTGATGCTGATGATGATATTGTTCGAATGTTGGAAAAACAAGTCGCTATTGATTACCAACAGCAAAAG GGGCACGAGCTTGCTTTGCATGTCTTATATCACCTACGTTCACTTGATATTCTGGATTCAGTTGAAAGCTCTTCTTTTGCTGTTTACGAGAAGTTTCTTCTAGTTGTG GCTAAATCTTTGCTAGATTCTTTTCCAGCTTCAGACAAATCTTTTAGCAGACTTCTTGGTGAAGTTCCAACTTTGCCCAACTCTACATTGGAACTATTACGTAACCTTTGCTATTGTGATAATGATGACAACCTCGGGAATGATAGTCCTGATATTGACCGTGTCACTCAAGGCCTTGGCACTGTTTGGAATTTGATTGTGAAGCGGCCATATAGTCGGCAGGCTTGCTTAGATATTGCTCTAAAG TGTGCTATGCATTCAGAAGTTAAGGTTCGAGCAACAGCTATTAGACTG GTGGCAAACAAACTCTACCGGTTAAGTTACATTTCAGATAGGATTGAGCAGCATGCAACAAACATGTTCCTGTCTGCAGTAGACGATGGAGATAGGACAGATGTAGTGCCTTCACCATGTGTATCAATTGAACAAAGAGCTGCAGCAGAG GGGGAGAGTCAGGAAACATCCGTCTGCGGTTCTCAAGTTTCAGATCCTGGAACCTCAGAAAACGATTCCATGAGGAGTTCACAACCTACAGTTCGTGGCAGTTCAACCTCGTCACTTTCAGAAGCCGAAAGAcatatttctcttctttttgctttATGCGTGAAG AAACCTCGTCTTCTTCAGTTTGTATTTGATGCTTATGGACAGGCTTCTAGATCAGTGAAAGAg GCCGTTCATGAACATATCCCTAATCTTATTACGGCCTTAGGGTCATCTGATTCTGAATTGCTTAGAATAATATCAGATCCGCCTCAAGGAAGTGAACATCTTTTAGCATTG GTACTACAGGTGCTAACTCGAGAGACAACGCCTTCTTCTGATTTGATCGCAACTGTTAAACATTTATATGAAACTAAACTCAAg GACGTGACAATTCTCATTCCAATGTTGCCCTCACTTTCCAAAAATGAg GTTTTACCTATTTTTCCTCGATTGGTGGATCTTCCATTGGAGAAGTTTCAGAGAGCGTTGGCTCACATATTACAG GGTTCAGCACATACACGTCCAGCTTTAACACCTGTTGAAGTATTGATTGCCATCCACAACATAATTCCTGAAAAAGATGGCCTTGCATTAAAGAAG atAACGGATGCTTGTTCAGCATGTTTTGAGCAACGTACAGTTTTCACTCACCAGGTTTTAGCAAAAGCCTTGGGCCACATG GTTGAACAAACCCCACTTCCTCTTCTCTTCATGAGAACTGTGATTCAGGCAATTGATGCTTTTCCTACTCtg gttGATTTTGTTATGGAGATACTTTCCAAACTTGTAAACAGACAG GTCTGGAGGATGCCGAAACTGTGGTTTGGTTTTTTGAAATGTGCATTTCAGACGCAGCCTCATTCCTTTCGAGTACTATTACAG TTGCCACCGCCACAACTTGAAAATGCTTTGAACAAATATGCTAACCTTAAAGGTCCTCTTGCTGCTTATGCCAGCCAGCCCAGCACAAAATCTACTCTCTCTAG
- the LOC111788650 gene encoding uncharacterized protein LOC111788650 isoform X2 gives MAGVLRERALSLLAAANNHGDLTVKISSLKQVKDIILSIEPSFAAELYSYLVELQSSPESLLRKLLIEVIEDIGLRAMEHSPLLMSVLLASLKDEDSVVAGQSIISGQKLFCGTLREMTLQFHRRGKVERWLEEMWMRMLKFKDDVLAIAIEPGSVGKRLLALKFLETYVLLFTSDTNDPQKAISEGNGDVFNISWLAGGFSILDPVGLMSEASRMLGILLNLLQTSSVPGTYTVTVVSSLAAIARKRPVHYGHILSALLELVPSFEMVRGRHAASIQYSIRSALLGFLRCMHPAFVESRDRLLKALRAMNAGDAADQVIRQVDKMVKAADRASRDAWLSKDDQSSIQHNASVDLTRKRPRLLDDEELSNGREVSKQSRFGPDVHLISPNQKDGSLQNAVSNGTSVPTLDVELSPAEQMIAMIGALLAEGERGAESLEILISNIHPDLLADIVITNMKNLPKASPPLTRHGDLPVTRQGSSHVKVLAPSAPLSSVQTSVATAQVPFSLATSAGSTFAESTVNSLPVDSKRDPRRDPRRLDPRRGGVSSASSVEEESSNISDIDNSISLGKSASVPVTATIENSLVSPIAKTKVEEKIVETPFDLGTDQLTPKSNSPDRAKKVETILEISAPLDPMPSAVGKADDGLVAVNLLDDSAPKRDDTPSSMEYDQYSPSVTNAAASEDTCEELPLLPPYVDLTPEQQITVRNLAAEKIFDSCKNSTGADCNQIRLAIIARLVAQCNEFGGIEVQPHCT, from the exons ATGGCTGGAGTTCTCAGAGAAAGAGCACTGTCTCTCCTCGCCGCCGCTAACAACCACGGCGATTTAACGGTGAAAATTTCATCTTTGAAGCAGGTAAAGGATATTATACTGTCTATCGAGCCATCTTTCGCTGCAGAGCTTTACTCCTACTTGGTCGAGCTTCAGTCCTCCCCCGAGAGCTTACTACGTAAATTGTTGATTGA GGTGATTGAAGACATTGGATTAAGAGCCATGGAACATTCTCCTCTGTTAATGTCAGTTTTATTGGCATCTTTAAAGGATGAAGACTCTGTTGTAGCAGGACAATCAATTATTAGTGgccaaaaattattttgtggtACTTTAAGAGAGATGACATTGCAg TTCCATCGGCGGGGTAAAGTTGAGAGATGGCTTGAAGAAATGTGGATGAGAATGTTGAAGTTTAAAGATGATGTTTTGGCAATTGCTATAGAG CCTGGTTCTGTTGGGAAGAGGTTGCtggctttgaaatttttggaaaCATATGTTCTACTTTTTACGTCTGACACAAATGATCCACAAAAAGCTATCTCAGAAG GAAATGGGGATGTTTTTAACATTTCATGGCTAGCTGgtggtttttctattttggaTCCAGTCGGGTTAATGTCAGAAGCTAGTAGGATGCTTGGTATTCTGTTGAATTTGTTGCAGACCAGTTCTGTTCCGGGTACATACACAGTAACAGTTGTTAGTAG TTTAGCAGCTATAGCAAGGAAAAGACCAGTTCATTATGGTCACATTCTATCGGCACTGCTGGAATTGGTTCCAAGTTTTGAGATGGTAAGGGGGCGTCATGCTGCCAGCATTCAGTATTCTATAAGATCTGCCCTTTTGGGATTCCTAAGGTGTATGCATCCAGCTTTTGTAGAG TCAAGAGATAGATTGCTAAAGGCTTTAAGAGCTATGAATGCTGGAGATGCTGCAGATCAGGTTATCAGGCAGGTGGACAAAATGGTGAAGGCTGCAGATCGAGCTTCGCGTGATGCTTGGCTGAGCAAG GATGATCAATCATCAATTCAGCATAATGCATCAGTGGATCTAACAAGAAAAAGACCTAGGCTTCTGGACGATGAAGAACTTTCCAATGGCCGTGAGGTTTCCAAGCAAAGTCGTTTTGGTCCAGACGTTCACCTAATCTCCCCAAATCAAAAAGATGGTTCTCTGCAGAATGCCGTCTCTAATGGGACATCTGTTCCTACGTTAGATGTTGAATTAAGTCCAGCAGAGCAGATGATTGCCATGATTGGTGCCTTACTTGCTGAAGGGGAGCGAGGTGCAGAGTCGCTTGAAATTCtgatttcaaatattcatcCGGACTTGTTAGCTGATATTGTCATAACTAACATGAAGAACTTGCCCAAAGCATCCCCTCCTTTAACTAGGCATGGGGACTTGCCTGTAACTCGTCAAGGAAGTAGTCATGTGAAGGTTCTGGCACCATCAGCCCCATTAAGTTCTGTGCAAACTTCAGTTGCTACTGCACAagttcctttttctttggcCACCTCAGCTGGTTCAACTTTTGCTGAGTCTACTGTCAATAGTCTCCCTGTTGATTCTAAACGCGATCCGAGAAGG GATCCCCGTCGGCTTGATCCTCGCCGTGGAGGAGTATCTTCTGCTTCTAGTGTGGAAGaggaaagttcaaatatatctGATATTGACAACTCCATATCTTTGGGAAAATCTGCTTCAGTTCCTGTTACTGCAACGATCGAGAATTCCTTGGTATCTCCTAtagcaaaaacaaaagttgaagaaaaaatcgTAGAGACCCCATTCGACCTTGGAACAGACCAATTAACCCCCAAATCAAATTCTCCTGATAGAGCCAAGAAAGTCGAAACTATATTAGAAATTAGTGCCCCTCTGGATCCCATGCCTTCTGCTGTTGGAAAAGCTGATGATGGTTTAGTGGCAGTTAATTTGCTCGATGACTCAGCGCCAAAGAGGGATGATACACCATCTTCCATGGAATATGATCAGTATTCTCCATCAGTTACAAATGCAGCTGCATCTGAAGATACCTGCGAGGAATTGCCTCTGCTTCCACCATACGTTGACTTGACTCCAGAACAGCAAATAACTGTAAGAAATTTGGCAGCTGAAAAGATATTTGATTCATGCAAGAATTCCACTGGAGCAGATTGCAATCAGATACGCTTGGCAATAATTGCTCGATTGGTTGCTCAG TGCAATGAGTTTGGCGGGATTGAAGTTCAGCCACATTGTACATAA
- the LOC111788650 gene encoding uncharacterized protein LOC111788650 isoform X3, whose translation MAGVLRERALSLLAAANNHGDLTVKISSLKQVKDIILSIEPSFAAELYSYLVELQSSPESLLRKLLIEVIEDIGLRAMEHSPLLMSVLLASLKDEDSVVAGQSIISGQKLFCGTLREMTLQFHRRGKVERWLEEMWMRMLKFKDDVLAIAIEPGSVGKRLLALKFLETYVLLFTSDTNDPQKAISEGNGDVFNISWLAGGFSILDPVGLMSEASRMLGILLNLLQTSSVPGTYTVTVVSRLVGDSKL comes from the exons ATGGCTGGAGTTCTCAGAGAAAGAGCACTGTCTCTCCTCGCCGCCGCTAACAACCACGGCGATTTAACGGTGAAAATTTCATCTTTGAAGCAGGTAAAGGATATTATACTGTCTATCGAGCCATCTTTCGCTGCAGAGCTTTACTCCTACTTGGTCGAGCTTCAGTCCTCCCCCGAGAGCTTACTACGTAAATTGTTGATTGA GGTGATTGAAGACATTGGATTAAGAGCCATGGAACATTCTCCTCTGTTAATGTCAGTTTTATTGGCATCTTTAAAGGATGAAGACTCTGTTGTAGCAGGACAATCAATTATTAGTGgccaaaaattattttgtggtACTTTAAGAGAGATGACATTGCAg TTCCATCGGCGGGGTAAAGTTGAGAGATGGCTTGAAGAAATGTGGATGAGAATGTTGAAGTTTAAAGATGATGTTTTGGCAATTGCTATAGAG CCTGGTTCTGTTGGGAAGAGGTTGCtggctttgaaatttttggaaaCATATGTTCTACTTTTTACGTCTGACACAAATGATCCACAAAAAGCTATCTCAGAAG GAAATGGGGATGTTTTTAACATTTCATGGCTAGCTGgtggtttttctattttggaTCCAGTCGGGTTAATGTCAGAAGCTAGTAGGATGCTTGGTATTCTGTTGAATTTGTTGCAGACCAGTTCTGTTCCGGGTACATACACAGTAACAGTTGTTAGTAG ATTGGTGGGGGACTCAAAACTTTAG